The nucleotide window TTATCTAGGTACGGTATATCATCCTGCTAAGGGAGATTTTAATTTGACAGAGGCCATAGCGATTCACTCTTGGTGGAATTCTTTGATCAGTTACAAAAATTATCGAGATGCCACCTTTGTTGAACGAGCCGATGGGGAAACTGCAAAAACACTTCGGGTCAACAACTACCAGCCTTTGTTTGGATTTACCTATCGTTTTTGAGAGCAAATGGAATTCTCTTGGGAGTTAGTTGAATCAATCCTGATTCTGCTGCTGGCTGGCTCGTTGGCTGGAATCATGGCTGGCATGTTGGGGATTGGAGGAGGAATCATTCTGGTGCCTCCTCTAGTCTTTGTGTTCGACCTTATGCAGGTATCTGGGGTTGTTATTTCCCATCTAGCAATTGGAACCTCGCTCGCAACAATCATTGCTACCTCTCTTTCTTCAGCAAAAGCACATCTTAAAAGGGGTTCTGTTGATCAACAACTCCTCAAGTATTCGATCATTCCAACATCTTTGGGTGCAGGTTTTGGAGGGTTATTAGCGGGCAGTCTCAGCGGAGGGGTACTAGCTATGATCTTTGGGTTTATGGCTGTTATTGTATCAGTTCGCATGATGATTGCCAGCAAAGCCTCCAATGAGATTGATCACGAACCAAATAGATCTTTGATTGGGAATCTTACAGGACTTACAGGGATCATTTCCGCTATGGTTGGGATTGGAGGAGGAGCTATGAACGTTCCGCTGATGAACATGATGGGCATCAAGATGCACCAAGCAGTTGGTACTTCAGCGAGTATGGGCTTTGTAATTGCCCTACCCGGAACAATTGGATTTATTGTCTCAGGATGGGAGAACCCAAATCTGCCTGAATTCTCTTTCGGCTTCATTCACTGGCTTGCTGCCCTTTGCATTTGTTTGATGACCGTAATCTTAGCTCCTCTAGGTGCAACAATTTCCCATCGGCTAAATACCAAGAAATTGAAACAGGTTTTCGGGATATTTCTGTTGGTCGTTGCGATGCGAACTCTTTGGCGACTTTGGTCCTAATGCCTTTGAAAGATCCACGTTATACAATCTAATGAACGAAAATTCTCCAGCAGCAATCGCTTTAAAACTAATCGTTTTCCGAATTAACGAAGAGCAG belongs to SAR324 cluster bacterium and includes:
- a CDS encoding sulfite exporter TauE/SafE family protein codes for the protein MEFSWELVESILILLLAGSLAGIMAGMLGIGGGIILVPPLVFVFDLMQVSGVVISHLAIGTSLATIIATSLSSAKAHLKRGSVDQQLLKYSIIPTSLGAGFGGLLAGSLSGGVLAMIFGFMAVIVSVRMMIASKASNEIDHEPNRSLIGNLTGLTGIISAMVGIGGGAMNVPLMNMMGIKMHQAVGTSASMGFVIALPGTIGFIVSGWENPNLPEFSFGFIHWLAALCICLMTVILAPLGATISHRLNTKKLKQVFGIFLLVVAMRTLWRLWS